One genomic segment of Spirochaeta cellobiosiphila DSM 17781 includes these proteins:
- the rpsG gene encoding 30S ribosomal protein S7: MSRRRVAAKRPVSPDPQFGSTVLTKFVRRMMVDGKKSTAAKIVYSTIDRIGAKADTQGIEVFNKAIENVKPMVEVKSRRVGGSTYQVPVEVRESRREALAMRWIIAAARSRSGKSMAEKLSAELLDAFNSTGAAFKKKEDTHRMAEANKAFSHYRW, encoded by the coding sequence ATGTCACGAAGAAGAGTTGCTGCTAAACGTCCAGTAAGCCCAGATCCTCAATTCGGATCTACGGTCCTTACAAAATTCGTAAGAAGAATGATGGTTGATGGTAAAAAATCAACAGCTGCAAAAATCGTATATAGTACAATTGATAGAATTGGCGCTAAGGCTGATACTCAAGGTATTGAGGTCTTTAATAAGGCTATTGAGAATGTTAAGCCTATGGTAGAAGTTAAGTCACGAAGAGTTGGCGGTTCTACTTATCAAGTTCCGGTAGAAGTAAGAGAAAGCAGAAGAGAAGCTTTGGCTATGAGATGGATTATTGCGGCTGCCAGAAGCAGAAGTGGTAAATCTATGGCTGAGAAGTTATCTGCTGAGCTTTTAGACGCTTTTAATTCTACTGGTGCAGCATTCAAGAAGAAAGAAGATACTCATAGAATGGCGGAAGCTAACAAAGCATTTAGTCATTATAGATGGTAA